GGCCTGCCTGAACCGGTACTCCCCCGGGGGCTCCTGGAGCGGCAACCCCTACGTGGACCTGGGCACGGGGGTCAAGCAGAAGAACCACTTCCTCATCTACCAGGACACCTACATCTTCGGCCGGGGCTACCTGGGCATGACCAAGGTGAAGGTGCCGGAGAAGTACTTCCAGATCCGCTGACGTCACGCCCCGACGCATGTCGGGAACAGTCCTGCGGGGACAACCCCCGCAAAGGAGGGCAAACCAGATGGGCTCGAAGGCGATCCATCGGATCCTGGTAGGCGCAGCGCTCTGCTGCCTCTTCGCGTGCCCCGCCCTGGGGGCGGCGAAGTTCCACATCGGCGTGGTCACGGGGACGGTGTCCCAGTCGGAAGACGACCTCCGGGGGGCGGAGCGGCTCATCAAGGAGTACGGCGACGTGAGCAAGGGCGGCATGATCAAGCACCTCACCTATCCGGACAACTTCATGTCCGAGATGGAGACCTCCATCTCCCAGATCGTGGGCCTGGCGGACGACCCCCTCATGAAGGTCATCGTGGTGAACCAGGCCATCCCGGGGACCACCGAGGCCTTCCGACGGGTGAAGGAGAAGCGCAAGGACATCCTCTGCTTCTCCGGGGAACCCCACGAGGACCCCAACGTCATCGATTCCATCTCCGACCTCTCCTGCGGCTCCGACACCATCACCCGGGGCTACCTGATCGTGGCGGCGGCCAAGAAGCTGGGGGCAGACACCCTGGTGCACATCTCCTTCCCCCGGCACATGAGCTACGAGATGCTCTCCCGGCGGCGCAACATCATGGAGGTGGCCTGCAAGGACCTGGGGCTGAAGTTCGTCTTCGAGACCGCCCCGGACCCCACCAGCGACGTGGGCGTGGCGGGGGCGCAGCAGTTCATCCTGGAAAAGGTCCCCGCGTGGCTTGCCAAGTACGGCAAGAAGGCGGCGTTCTTCTGCACCAACGACGCCCAGACGGAGCCCCTGCTGAAGCAGGTGGCCGCCCACGGAGGCTTCTTCGTGGAGGCGGACCTGCCTTCTCCCCTCATGGGCTACCCCGGGGCCTTCGGCATCGACCTCTCCAAGGAGAAGGGCAACTGGCCCGCCATCCTGAAGAAGGTGGAGGGCGCGGTGGTCAAGGCAGGGGGCAAGGGCCGCATGGGCACCTGGGCCTACAGCTTCGGCTTCGCCAACTCCGCCGCCCTGGCGGAGTTCGGCAAGCGCATCGTGGAGAAGAAGACCAAGCTGGGGGACTTCAAGACCCTCATGGAGTGCTTCGCCAAGTACACTCCCGGCGCCCGGTGGAACGGGGGCTACTACACCGACCTGAGCACCGGAACGAAGCGTAAGAACCACGTGCTCATCTATCAGGACACCTACATCCTGGGCCGGGGTTACCTGGACATGACCAAGGTCCAGGTCCCGGAGAAGTACTTCAAGATCCGTTGATCCGCCTTCGGGGGGAGGGGCGGCGCGTCCCTCCCCTCTCCGCTCTTGCCCTCCCGAGGGCGAGGCGGGTCCCATTCGGCTCCGCAAGGCATCGGACAAACCGGTCTTCCCGCCCGGCGCGAGGGGCTCTTCGCGCCCCTGATGTTCTGTGCCCCGGGCGATCAAGCAAGGCAACCCATTCGGACAGAGGAGGCAAGGTCACATGGATAAGATCCTGGAAACCCTGGTGGGGTGGGCCTGGGGAACCCCGCTTCTGGTGGCGGTGTTCTCCGTGGGCATCCTGTTCACGGTGGGAACGGGCTTCTGGCAGTTCCGGCGATTCGGTTTCATCCTCAAGAACACCCTCTGCAAGATGTTCGAGAAGACGGAGACGGGCAAGGGCATCCTCACCCCCTTCCAGGCGGTGGCCATCGCCATGGCCAGCACCGTGGGGGTGGGCAACATCGCCGGCGTGGCCAGCGCCATCGCCTTCGGGGGCCCCGGCGCGGTGTTCTGGATGTGGATCTGCGCCTTCCTGGGCATGATCACCAAGATGGCGGAGTGCACCCTGGCGGTGTACTTCCGGGACGTGGACGATTCCGGGGAGGCCTACGGCGGCCCCACCTACTACATGGAGAAGGGCCTAGGGCGCATGAAGGGCTGGCCCAAGGCCGTGTGGATCCCCATGGCGGCGGTGTTCGGCGGGGGCATCTGGTTCACCTTCTTCATCACCATGCAGAACTACACCGTATCGGAGGCCATCAGTTCCGTCTTCGGCGTGCCCATGGTGGGGGTCAGCCTCTTCTACGCCGCGGCGTGCTACGCCGTGGTCCTTGGGGGTATCCGGCGCATCGGCAAGGTGGCGGCCACCCTGGTGCCCTTCATGGCAGCCTTCTATCTGGGAGGCGGCCTGCTCATCCTCCTGAAGAACGCCTCTCAGGTGATCCCCGCCTTCGGGCTCATCTTTCACTCCGCCTTCAACCCCACCGCCGCTGCGGGGGGCTTCGGGGGCGCCGCGGTGGCGGTGGCCCTGCGCACCGGGGTGGCCCGGTCCATCTACTCCAACGAGGCAGGCTGGGGGACGGCGCCCCACGCCCACTCCACCGCCCAGGTGGACCACCCGATCCGCCAGGGCATGTGGGGGGTCTTCGAGGTCTTCGTGGACACCATCCTGGTGTGCACCATGACCGCCCTCATCGTCCTGGTAACCGGTGAGTGGACCTCCGGCAAGGGCGGGGCGACCCTGGCCCTGGCGGCATTCCGCCACGGCTTCGGGAACCTGGGGGTGACGGTCTTCACCCTGGGGCTCTTCCTCTTCGGATGGACCACCTCCACGGGCTACTGCGCCTACTACGAGATCCTGGCCCGCCACGTGGGGCACTGGAACAAGGGGTTGGCCAAGGCCTTGACCCTCCTGTGCAAGTGGGGTTACCCCATCCCCGGGGTGGCCATCGTGCTGTGGGCCACCAAGTACGAGGTGGGAAGCGGCACGGTGTGGCTCCTGGCGGACCTTTCCACCGCCGTCCCCACCTTCATCAACCTGGTGGCCATCGCGGTGCTCTCCCCGGTGTTCTTCCGCCTGCTGAAGGACTTCGACGCCCGGGAGTTCGGCAAGTCCGGCGGGAAGATGAATCACCTGTTCTACGAGGACGACCCGGCCAACCGCCGCTAGACCCGACGACGACGGTCCTTTGCTTGGGGCGGGGAGGTTTCCCCGCCCTTTTTTCCCGCTAGAAGGGAAGGATGACCTCTCCATGCACTCCAGCCTGGCACTGCACCACGGCCACATCCGCACTCTGGACCCCCGCCACCCCGTGGCCGAGGCCCTCCTGATCCGGGGCGAGACCCTGACGGCGGTGGGGTCCGACGAGGAGATCCGCAGCCTCGACCGGAACGCCGAATCCATCGACCTGCAAGGGAGGACGGTGCTGCCGGGCTTCAACGACAGCCACCTC
The sequence above is drawn from the Aminomonas paucivorans DSM 12260 genome and encodes:
- a CDS encoding alanine/glycine:cation symporter family protein — protein: MDKILETLVGWAWGTPLLVAVFSVGILFTVGTGFWQFRRFGFILKNTLCKMFEKTETGKGILTPFQAVAIAMASTVGVGNIAGVASAIAFGGPGAVFWMWICAFLGMITKMAECTLAVYFRDVDDSGEAYGGPTYYMEKGLGRMKGWPKAVWIPMAAVFGGGIWFTFFITMQNYTVSEAISSVFGVPMVGVSLFYAAACYAVVLGGIRRIGKVAATLVPFMAAFYLGGGLLILLKNASQVIPAFGLIFHSAFNPTAAAGGFGGAAVAVALRTGVARSIYSNEAGWGTAPHAHSTAQVDHPIRQGMWGVFEVFVDTILVCTMTALIVLVTGEWTSGKGGATLALAAFRHGFGNLGVTVFTLGLFLFGWTTSTGYCAYYEILARHVGHWNKGLAKALTLLCKWGYPIPGVAIVLWATKYEVGSGTVWLLADLSTAVPTFINLVAIAVLSPVFFRLLKDFDAREFGKSGGKMNHLFYEDDPANRR
- a CDS encoding DUF3798 domain-containing protein; this translates as MGSKAIHRILVGAALCCLFACPALGAAKFHIGVVTGTVSQSEDDLRGAERLIKEYGDVSKGGMIKHLTYPDNFMSEMETSISQIVGLADDPLMKVIVVNQAIPGTTEAFRRVKEKRKDILCFSGEPHEDPNVIDSISDLSCGSDTITRGYLIVAAAKKLGADTLVHISFPRHMSYEMLSRRRNIMEVACKDLGLKFVFETAPDPTSDVGVAGAQQFILEKVPAWLAKYGKKAAFFCTNDAQTEPLLKQVAAHGGFFVEADLPSPLMGYPGAFGIDLSKEKGNWPAILKKVEGAVVKAGGKGRMGTWAYSFGFANSAALAEFGKRIVEKKTKLGDFKTLMECFAKYTPGARWNGGYYTDLSTGTKRKNHVLIYQDTYILGRGYLDMTKVQVPEKYFKIR